DNA from Aggregatimonas sangjinii:
GGGAGCATCTTCTTGAGCAAAATCGAGAGTCTTTGCGAGGTAGCGCCTACCTTGTAGCTTACTTTCGGGCTTTTCGAAGAGATGATTTTTTCAACGGCCAAGGCAACTTGAACAGGATTTTCGCCATGAGCAACACTCTCGTTAATATTTTCTAAGGTGCTATTGTACTTTTCGTAATACGGTGATTCCTTATCGGCTGTTACATGAAATCGTCCTGCGGCAATATTCGTGGCAAAATCACCAGGAGCGAGATTGGTGATTTTTACGCCAAAGTCCTTGACTTCCATTCGCATGGCCTCCGTAACGATTTCCAAGGCGCTCTTTGAAGCAGAATAAATACCGCGATACGGCAACCCCATAAAACCTGCTATTGAAGTGATATTTATAATGAGTCCGCTCCGCTGTTTCCGCATTTGGGGCAAAACCGACTTCGCTACCAACAACGGACCGTGAAAATTAATGGCAAAGGCGTTTGCAATCTCTTCATGGGGCGTTTCCTCTATAGGTCCCGTTATCCCGACACCTGCATTATTTACAAGTACGTCTACCCTACCCTCCAAGGCAATCAACTCAGCAACCGCTGCAGCTATGGTTTCCGCATTTCGAACATCTAGCTCGAGCAGAGCAAAGTCGTCGAAATCCGGATACTTGGCCTTACTTCGGGTCGTACCATAAACGATATGTCCTTTTGATTTTAGATAGGTGCCTATTGATTTTCCGATTCCGGAAGAGCCACCCGTTATGAGAACCACCTTACTTTGCATAGCGCTGCAAATTAGTGAAATAATCAAAGTGAAGAACGGTTAATTTTAAAAGCATCCTCGTTCTTTTTTTGGTACCCGCCAGTAAATTCAGGGTACAAAAAAAGGCAAGCTACCTACATCGCACCGCTACAACCATATACCCTTGCTGCGTTCCCACCCTGGGGGATTCTACAGGAGCTGGTCGTGTAGGACTTGCCAATTGCAAATATACTATCTTTTTAATTCATTTTTTACGGTTCATCCCATATTTTTGATCGGCAAGTCTATCCTAAATGTCGGGATAATTGTGAAGTGATAAAACTTTGTTTAAATATCCGTAATCGCTCATAATTTGTCTGGGATGTCTATCTTTTGGGGAAAACGCAAAGATATGAATCTATTTACCTTTGCGGCCCACTTCGACAGCGAGAAGGCCTGCCGCCCACATTTCAAGGAATAGCGCTACAGAACCGGTTTTACAAGCAAGTGCCATACCGGGCACTTCTGGATAAGGAGCAGGTGGTGCTACGAGTACAAGAAATACCGCAGCCGTACCTCACTGCGCAGCAGGACGGTGATGCAGGGCTCGAACCTTCCATTTCTGTTATGGTACAAAGCGATGTTCCTGCTGACGTGGTTGTTTTTGAAGAATCTTTGAAAGTTTTTATAAGCCCAGAGAACTATAGTTTCAAAGATGAGAGCTATGTATTTAGTCTTTCTTATTTGCACTATAATTCAAAAAACGAATTGATTAAATATGACTTAAATGAGAATGGTATAGGTATTGGTATTACGACCACTATAAATACAAAAGCCAATTTAAATTTATCCGCTAAGTGTCAAACGATGTATATCGTAATTACTGATGGCTACAGTGATGGCTCTTCAGATTCCTATATTATAGGTACTTATCAAGAATGTGATGGCGGAGGCGGCGGAGGCGGCGGTAATTGGGATGGTGGCAACCTTGTTGACAATGAAGAAGATATATTACCTCCGAGTTGTAAAAGTTTTGATTTCAAACAAGACGTAGATGGCTTAAATTGGCAAGAATCAGCTGTAAAAGGTATTTATTTTAAAGTATATTTGACATATACAACCCCTCCGTATCTTGAGTATAGTTACACAGTCAGACTAAATGAGCCTGTGTTATTTGGAGCTCCTATGGAAGGAAGGCATGGCGAATTACCTTCTGGAAAATTGGCATCGGCATCCGCTCATTTTTTAAACGAAATGATGAAAAAAACAGTTGATAAATATGATAGAACAAGAGTAAATCCGAGCGTAGTAGAAGCCTATTTTAAGGATGAATTACGAGATGAGTATAACAAATACATTGTCGGTGGAAGGGTAAATACCAATTATATGGGGAATTTGAATCCAACAACTTATAGAGCAACAACAGATGGTGGTTTTGATGGATGCGAAAAAAATGATTGATTTAAAAGAAATAGATTCTTTAGCCTACGAGTTTTACCCAAAAAACGTATCCTCCATTGAGGAAAGGCATAAATATCATGAAAGTATTGAATATAACTTTTTGATTAAATCTTTGGATGAAAAGAATAGTATCTATGACTTAAATAAATTAAAATCAGTTTTTAGTACCGTTGAAACAACGTTTAATGTAAAAATTGAAAACTATACTCTATCGTCTTGGTTAGATAGATGTCATAATTGGCAATTTTTATTAAATGAAAACGCAGATACT
Protein-coding regions in this window:
- a CDS encoding SDR family oxidoreductase; protein product: MQSKVVLITGGSSGIGKSIGTYLKSKGHIVYGTTRSKAKYPDFDDFALLELDVRNAETIAAAVAELIALEGRVDVLVNNAGVGITGPIEETPHEEIANAFAINFHGPLLVAKSVLPQMRKQRSGLIINITSIAGFMGLPYRGIYSASKSALEIVTEAMRMEVKDFGVKITNLAPGDFATNIAAGRFHVTADKESPYYEKYNSTLENINESVAHGENPVQVALAVEKIISSKSPKVSYKVGATSQRLSILLKKMLPQKVFEKLLLKHYKL